The following proteins come from a genomic window of Streptococcus pneumoniae:
- the uvrC gene encoding excinuclease ABC subunit UvrC: MNNLIKSKLELLPTSPGCYIHKDKNGTIIYVGKAKNLRNRVRSYFRGSHDTKTEALVSEIVDFEFIVTESNIEALLLEINLIKENKPKYNIMLKDDKSYPFIKITNERYPRLIITRQVKKDGGLYFGPYPDVGAANEIKRLLDRIFPFRKCTNPPSKVCFYYHIGQCMAHTICKKDEAYFKSMAQEVSDFLKGQDDKIIDDLKSKMAVAAQSMEFERAAEYRDLIQAIGTLRTKQRVMAKDLQNRDVFGYYVDKGWMCVQVFFVRQGKLIERDVNLFPYFNDPDEDFLTYVGQFYQEKSHLVPNEVLIPQDIDEEAVKALVDSKILKPQRGEKKQLVNLAIKNARVSLEQKFNLLEKSVEKTQGAIENLGRLLQIPTPVRIESFDNSNIMGTSPVSAMVVFVNGKPSKKDYRKYKIKTVVGPDDYASMREVIRRRYGRVQREALTPPDLIVIDGGQGQVNIAKQVIQEELGLDIPIAGLQKNDKHQTHELLFGDPLEVVDLSRNSQEFFLLQRIQDEVHRFAITFHRQLRSKNSFSSQLDGIDGLGPKRKQNLMRHFKSLTKIKEASVDEIVEVGVPRVVAEAVQRKLNPQGEALPQVAEERVDYQTEGNHNEP, from the coding sequence ATGAACAACTTGATTAAATCAAAACTAGAGCTCTTGCCGACCAGCCCTGGTTGCTACATTCATAAGGATAAAAATGGCACCATTATCTATGTAGGAAAGGCTAAAAATCTGCGTAATCGAGTACGGTCCTATTTTCGTGGAAGTCATGATACCAAGACAGAGGCTCTGGTGTCTGAAATTGTGGATTTTGAATTTATTGTTACGGAGTCTAATATTGAGGCACTTCTCCTAGAAATCAACCTGATCAAGGAAAACAAGCCCAAGTACAATATCATGCTCAAGGATGACAAGTCCTATCCTTTCATCAAAATCACCAATGAGCGCTATCCACGGCTTATCATTACTCGTCAGGTCAAAAAGGACGGTGGTCTTTATTTTGGCCCTTATCCAGATGTGGGGGCAGCCAATGAAATCAAGCGACTTCTAGATAGGATTTTCCCTTTTCGAAAATGTACCAACCCGCCCTCTAAGGTCTGTTTTTATTACCATATCGGCCAGTGTATGGCCCACACCATCTGTAAGAAGGATGAGGCTTATTTCAAGTCTATGGCTCAGGAGGTGTCTGATTTTCTGAAAGGTCAGGATGACAAAATCATCGATGATCTCAAGAGTAAAATGGCAGTAGCAGCACAAAGTATGGAGTTTGAACGTGCGGCGGAATACCGTGACCTGATTCAGGCTATTGGAACGCTTCGAACCAAGCAACGGGTCATGGCGAAAGATTTGCAAAATCGCGATGTCTTTGGCTACTATGTGGATAAGGGCTGGATGTGTGTGCAGGTTTTCTTTGTCCGTCAGGGTAAGCTTATCGAGCGCGATGTCAATCTCTTCCCCTACTTCAATGATCCAGATGAGGATTTTTTGACCTATGTAGGACAATTCTATCAAGAAAAATCTCATCTAGTTCCCAATGAGGTACTGATTCCGCAGGATATTGACGAAGAGGCTGTCAAGGCCTTGGTGGATTCCAAGATTCTTAAGCCTCAACGTGGAGAGAAAAAACAACTGGTCAATCTAGCCATAAAAAATGCTCGTGTTAGTCTAGAGCAGAAGTTCAATCTGCTAGAAAAATCTGTCGAAAAGACTCAAGGAGCTATTGAAAATCTAGGGCGTTTGCTCCAAATCCCGACCCCAGTACGTATCGAGTCCTTCGATAACTCTAATATCATGGGAACTAGCCCTGTTTCGGCTATGGTGGTCTTTGTCAACGGTAAACCGAGTAAGAAGGATTACCGTAAGTACAAGATAAAAACGGTTGTTGGACCAGACGACTATGCCAGCATGAGAGAGGTCATTCGCAGACGCTATGGTCGAGTACAGCGTGAGGCTTTGACTCCTCCAGATTTGATTGTGATTGATGGGGGGCAAGGTCAAGTCAATATCGCTAAGCAGGTTATCCAAGAGGAACTGGGCTTGGATATTCCAATTGCTGGGCTGCAAAAGAATGATAAGCACCAAACCCATGAATTGCTCTTTGGAGATCCGCTTGAGGTGGTGGACTTGTCTCGCAATTCTCAGGAATTTTTCCTCCTCCAACGCATCCAAGATGAGGTGCACCGCTTTGCTATCACTTTCCACCGCCAACTGCGCTCCAAAAATTCTTTCTCATCTCAATTGGATGGGATTGATGGTCTGGGACCTAAACGCAAGCAAAATCTCATGAGGCATTTCAAGTCTTTGACCAAAATCAAGGAAGCCAGTGTGGATGAGATTGTCGAAGTTGGGGTACCTAGAGTCGTTGCAGAGGCTGTGCAAAGAAAGTTGAACCCGCAGGGAGAAGCCTTGCCTCAAGTAGCAGAAGAAAGAGTAGATTACCAAACGGAAGGAAACCACAATGAACCATAA
- a CDS encoding uracil-DNA glycosylase family protein: MSQIERIKQAIMADSQNASYTERGIEPLFAAPKTARINIIGQAPGLKTQEAGLYWKDKSGDRLRDWLGVDEDTFYNSGYFAVLPMDFYFPGHGKSGDLPPRTGFAEKWHPQLLQELPDIQLTLLIGQYAQAYYLQEKISGKVTERVKHYKDYLPAYFPLVHPSPRNQIWMAKNPWFEAEVVPDLKKRIKTIL; encoded by the coding sequence ATGTCTCAAATCGAAAGAATCAAACAGGCTATCATGGCGGATTCACAGAATGCCAGCTATACAGAGCGTGGCATTGAGCCTCTCTTTGCAGCGCCAAAAACTGCTCGCATCAATATCATCGGTCAGGCTCCGGGACTTAAAACTCAAGAAGCAGGCCTTTACTGGAAAGATAAAAGTGGTGACCGCTTGCGGGACTGGCTAGGTGTGGATGAAGATACCTTTTACAATTCAGGTTATTTTGCTGTTTTGCCTATGGATTTCTACTTTCCAGGACATGGCAAGTCGGGTGATCTTCCGCCTCGTACAGGTTTTGCAGAAAAATGGCATCCGCAGCTCTTACAGGAATTGCCTGATATTCAGTTAACCCTCTTGATTGGGCAATATGCCCAAGCCTACTATTTACAGGAGAAAATCAGTGGGAAGGTAACGGAGAGGGTGAAACACTATAAAGACTATCTGCCAGCCTATTTTCCGCTAGTTCACCCATCACCACGAAATCAAATCTGGATGGCCAAAAATCCTTGGTTTGAGGCAGAAGTAGTGCCAGATTTGAAAAAAAGAATTAAAACCATTTTATAG
- a CDS encoding M57 family metalloprotease, with protein sequence MRWLFRLIGAFFSFVWRLFWRLVWIVVLLCVLAFGLLWYLNGDFQGALKQAERSVKIGQQSIDQWEKTGQLPKLSQTDSHQHSEGRWAQASARIYLDPQMDSRFQEAYLEAIQNWNQTGAFNFELVTESSKADITATEMNDGGTPVAGEAESQTNLLTGQFLSVTVRLNHYYLSNPYYGYSYERLVHTAEHELGHAIGLDHTDEKSVMQPAGSFYGIQEEDVANLRKIYETSE encoded by the coding sequence ATGCGCTGGCTTTTTCGTTTGATAGGGGCTTTCTTTTCTTTTGTGTGGCGTTTGTTTTGGCGTCTGGTTTGGATAGTTGTGCTCTTATGTGTGCTTGCTTTCGGACTTCTCTGGTATCTGAACGGGGATTTTCAAGGAGCGCTAAAGCAAGCAGAACGGTCAGTAAAAATTGGTCAACAAAGTATTGACCAATGGGAGAAAACAGGGCAACTGCCTAAGTTAAGCCAGACAGATAGTCACCAGCATTCTGAAGGAAGGTGGGCACAGGCCTCTGCTCGTATTTACCTGGATCCGCAGATGGATTCACGCTTTCAAGAGGCTTATTTAGAAGCAATCCAGAACTGGAATCAAACTGGTGCTTTTAACTTTGAACTCGTGACTGAGTCTAGTAAGGCGGATATTACGGCTACGGAGATGAACGACGGAGGCACTCCTGTGGCAGGAGAGGCGGAAAGTCAAACTAATCTCTTAACAGGGCAATTCTTGTCCGTAACGGTGCGGTTGAATCATTATTATTTGTCCAATCCATACTATGGCTACTCCTATGAACGCCTTGTCCATACGGCAGAACATGAGTTAGGTCATGCGATTGGCTTGGACCATACAGATGAGAAGTCTGTCATGCAACCAGCAGGTTCCTTTTATGGTATCCAGGAAGAGGATGTTGCAAACCTCCGAAAAATATATGAGACTAGTGAGTAG
- the murM gene encoding peptidoglycan bridge formation alanyltransferase MurM, which yields MYRYQIGIPTLEYDQFVKEHELANVLQSSAWEEVKSNWQHEKFGVYREEKLLATASILIRTLPLGYKMFYIPRGPILDYGDKELLNFVIQSIKSYARSKRAVFVTFDPSICLSQSLINQEKTEFPENLAIIDSLQQMGVRWSGKTEEMGDTIQPRIQAKIYKENFEEDKLSKSTKQAIRTARNKGLEIQYGGLELLDSFSELMKKTEKRKEIHLRNEAYYKKLLDNFKDKAYITLATLDVSKRSQELEEQLAKNRALEETFTESTRISKVEAQKKEKERLLEELTFLQEYIDVGQARVPLAATLSLEFGTTSVNIYAGMDDDFKRYNAPILTWYETARYAFERGMVWQNLGGLENSLNGGLYHFKEKFNPTIEEYLGEFTMPTHPLYPLLRLALDFRKTLRKKHRK from the coding sequence ATGTACCGTTATCAAATTGGCATTCCCACATTAGAATATGATCAGTTTGTCAAAGAACATGAATTAGCCAATGTATTACAAAGTAGTGCTTGGGAGGAAGTTAAGTCTAATTGGCAACATGAGAAGTTTGGTGTTTACAGGGAAGAAAAATTACTGGCGACAGCTAGTATTTTGATTAGAACTCTTCCGCTAGGCTATAAAATGTTTTACATCCCAAGAGGACCTATATTGGATTATGGGGATAAAGAACTCTTGAATTTTGTCATTCAGTCTATTAAGTCCTATGCTCGCAGTAAGAGAGCGGTTTTTGTGACTTTTGACCCAAGTATTTGCCTATCTCAAAGTTTAATCAATCAGGAAAAGACAGAATTTCCTGAAAATCTGGCTATTATTGATAGTTTGCAACAAATGGGAGTAAGGTGGTCAGGAAAAACGGAGGAAATGGGAGACACCATTCAACCTCGTATTCAGGCGAAAATATACAAGGAAAATTTTGAAGAAGATAAACTTTCCAAGTCAACAAAACAGGCTATTCGAACAGCACGAAACAAAGGGCTTGAGATTCAATATGGTGGACTGGAACTATTAGATTCATTTTCGGAGTTGATGAAAAAAACTGAGAAGCGAAAAGAGATTCATTTGAGGAATGAAGCCTATTATAAAAAATTGTTAGATAATTTTAAGGACAAGGCCTATATCACCTTGGCCACCTTGGATGTTTCTAAACGTTCGCAAGAATTAGAAGAACAGTTAGCAAAAAATAGAGCCTTGGAAGAGACCTTTACTGAGTCGACTCGAATTTCAAAAGTAGAAGCGCAGAAGAAGGAAAAAGAACGTTTGTTAGAGGAATTGACCTTCTTGCAGGAATATATAGATGTAGGTCAAGCGAGAGTTCCTTTAGCGGCTACTTTGAGTTTGGAATTTGGTACTACCTCTGTCAATATATATGCTGGTATGGATGATGATTTTAAACGTTACAATGCACCAATTTTAACATGGTATGAAACGGCTCGCTATGCCTTTGAGCGAGGTATGGTTTGGCAAAATTTAGGTGGTCTTGAAAACTCTCTCAATGGTGGACTTTATCATTTTAAGGAAAAATTTAATCCAACGATTGAAGAATACTTGGGTGAATTTACAATGCCCACTCATCCTCTCTATCCTCTGTTAAGACTTGCTCTTGATTTCCGTAAAACATTAAGAAAAAAACATAGAAAGTAA
- the murN gene encoding peptidoglycan bridge formation alanyltransferase MurN: MALTTLTKEEFQTYSDQVSSRSFMQSVQMGDLLEKRGARIVYLALKQEGEIQVAALVYSLPMLGGLHMELNSGPIYTQQDALPVFYAELKEYAKQNGVLELLVKPYETYQTFDSQGNPIDAEKKSIIQGLTDLGYQFDGLTTGYPGGEPDWLYYKDLTELTEKSLLKSFSKKGKPLVKKAETFGIRLKKLKREELSIFKNITKETSERREYSDKSLEYYEHFYDTFGEQAEFLIASLNFSDYMSKLQGEQSKLEENLDKLRLDLSKNPHSEKKQNQLREYSSQFETFEVRKAEARDLIEKYGEEDIVLAGSLFVYMPQETTYLFSGSYTEFNKFYAPALLQKYVMLESIKRGIPKYNFLGIQGIFDGSDGVLRFKQNFNGYIVRKAGTFRYHPSPLKYKAIQLLKKIVGR; the protein is encoded by the coding sequence ATGGCACTAACAACACTCACGAAAGAAGAGTTTCAGACTTATTCTGATCAGGTTTCTTCTCGTTCCTTTATGCAATCTGTCCAGATGGGGGATTTGCTAGAAAAAAGAGGGGCTCGAATTGTTTATCTTGCTTTGAAACAAGAAGGAGAAATTCAAGTTGCAGCTCTGGTTTATAGCTTGCCCATGCTGGGTGGTCTGCATATGGAACTCAATTCGGGGCCGATTTATACCCAACAAGATGCTCTTCCAGTTTTTTATGCAGAGTTAAAAGAATATGCCAAGCAAAATGGTGTATTAGAGTTGCTTGTAAAACCTTATGAAACTTATCAAACTTTTGATAGCCAAGGTAATCCAATAGATGCTGAGAAAAAAAGTATTATTCAAGGTTTGACTGATTTAGGTTATCAATTTGATGGCTTAACAACAGGTTACCCAGGTGGAGAACCAGATTGGTTATACTATAAAGATTTAACTGAATTAACTGAAAAGAGTTTGCTTAAAAGTTTTAGCAAAAAGGGTAAACCCTTGGTGAAAAAGGCTGAAACCTTTGGCATTCGGTTGAAAAAGTTAAAACGTGAAGAACTATCGATTTTTAAGAATATAACAAAAGAAACCTCTGAACGTAGAGAATATAGTGATAAAAGTTTAGAATATTATGAGCATTTTTATGATACTTTTGGAGAACAAGCGGAGTTTCTCATAGCAAGCTTAAATTTTTCGGACTATATGAGCAAATTGCAAGGTGAACAAAGTAAACTAGAAGAAAACTTGGACAAGTTGCGACTTGATTTGAGTAAAAATCCTCATTCTGAGAAAAAACAAAATCAACTGAGAGAATATTCTAGTCAATTTGAAACGTTTGAAGTTCGAAAAGCAGAAGCGCGAGACTTGATTGAAAAATATGGAGAAGAAGATATTGTTTTAGCTGGGAGTTTATTTGTTTATATGCCTCAGGAAACGACTTATCTCTTTAGTGGTTCCTACACTGAGTTTAATAAGTTCTATGCCCCTGCCCTGCTTCAAAAATATGTTATGTTGGAAAGCATAAAACGTGGAATACCTAAATACAACTTCCTAGGCATTCAAGGGATTTTTGATGGAAGTGATGGTGTTTTGCGTTTTAAACAGAATTTTAATGGCTATATTGTACGCAAAGCGGGTACTTTCCGTTACCATCCATCGCCTTTAAAATACAAAGCTATCCAGTTACTCAAAAAAATAGTAGGACGTTAA
- a CDS encoding nitroreductase family protein, with product MKFLELNKKRHATKHFTDKPVDPKDVRTAIEIATLAPSAHNSQPWKFVVVREKNAELAKLAYGSNFEQVSSAPVTIALFTDTDLAKRARKIARVGGANNFSEEQLQYFMKNLPAEFARYNEQQVSDYLALNAGLVAMNLVLALTDQGIGSNIILGFDKSKVNEVLEIEDRFRPELLITVGYTDDKLEPSYRLPVDEIIEKR from the coding sequence ATGAAATTTCTTGAATTAAATAAAAAACGTCATGCGACCAAGCATTTCACTGATAAGCCTGTTGATCCAAAAGATGTGCGTACGGCTATCGAAATTGCAACCTTGGCGCCAAGCGCCCACAACAGCCAGCCTTGGAAATTTGTAGTTGTTCGTGAGAAAAATGCTGAACTGGCAAAGTTGGCTTATGGTTCAAACTTTGAGCAGGTATCATCAGCACCTGTAACCATTGCCCTATTTACAGATACAGACCTTGCCAAACGCGCTCGTAAGATTGCCCGAGTTGGTGGTGCTAACAATTTCTCAGAAGAACAACTTCAATACTTCATGAAAAATTTGCCAGCTGAATTTGCACGCTACAATGAACAACAAGTCAGCGACTACCTAGCACTCAATGCAGGTTTGGTTGCTATGAACTTGGTTCTCGCTCTTACAGACCAAGGAATTGGTTCCAATATTATCCTTGGTTTTGACAAATCAAAAGTTAATGAAGTTTTGGAAATCGAAGACCGTTTCCGCCCAGAACTCTTGATCACAGTGGGTTACACAGACGACAAATTGGAACCAAGCTACCGCTTGCCAGTAGATGAAATCATCGAGAAAAGATAG
- the pepV gene encoding dipeptidase PepV codes for MTAIDFTAEVEKRKEDLLADLFSLLEINSERDDSKADAQHPFGPGPVKALEKFLEIADRDGYPTKNVDNYAGHFEFGDGEEVLGIFAHMDVVPAGSGWDTDPYTPTIKDGRLYARGASDDKGPTTACYYGLKIIKELGLPTSKKVRFIVGTDEESGWADMDYYFEHVGLAKPDFGFSPDAEFPIINGEKGNITEYLHFAGENTGAARLHSFTGGLRENMVPESATAVVSGDLADLQAKLDAFVAEHKLRGELQEEAGKYKVTIIGKSAHGAMPASGVNGATYLALFLSQFGFAGPAKDYLDIAGKILLNDHEGENLKIAHVDEKMGALSMNAGVFRFDETSADNTIALNIRYPKGTSPEQIKSILENLPVVSVSLSEHGHTPHYVPMEDPLVQTLLNIYEKQTGLKGHEQVIGGGTFGRLLERGVAYGAMFPDSIDTMHQANEFIALDDLFRAAAIYAEAIYELIK; via the coding sequence ATGACAGCAATTGATTTTACAGCAGAAGTAGAAAAACGCAAAGAAGACCTCTTGGCTGACTTGTTTAGCCTTTTGGAAATCAACTCAGAACGTGATGATAGCAAGGCTGATGCCCAGCATCCATTTGGACCTGGTCCAGTAAAAGCCTTGGAGAAATTCCTTGAAATCGCAGACCGCGATGGCTACCCAACTAAGAATGTCGATAACTACGCAGGACATTTTGAGTTTGGTGATGGAGAAGAAGTTCTCGGAATCTTTGCCCATATGGATGTGGTGCCTGCTGGTAGCGGTTGGGACACAGATCCTTACACACCAACTATCAAAGATGGTCGCCTTTATGCGCGCGGGGCTTCGGACGATAAGGGTCCTACAACAGCTTGTTACTATGGTTTGAAAATCATCAAAGAATTGGGTCTTCCAACTTCTAAGAAAGTTCGCTTCATCGTTGGAACAGACGAAGAATCAGGCTGGGCAGACATGGACTACTACTTTGAGCACGTAGGACTTGCCAAACCAGATTTCGGTTTCTCTCCAGATGCTGAATTTCCAATCATCAATGGTGAAAAAGGAAATATCACGGAATACCTCCACTTTGCAGGAGAAAATACAGGTGCTGCCCGTCTTCACAGCTTTACAGGTGGTTTACGTGAAAATATGGTACCAGAATCAGCAACAGCAGTCGTTTCAGGTGATTTGGCTGACTTGCAAGCTAAACTAGATGCCTTTGTTGCAGAACACAAACTTAGAGGAGAACTCCAAGAAGAAGCTGGCAAATACAAGGTGACGATCATTGGTAAATCAGCCCACGGTGCTATGCCTGCTTCAGGTGTCAATGGCGCAACTTACCTTGCCCTCTTCCTCAGCCAGTTTGGCTTTGCTGGTCCAGCCAAAGACTACCTTGACATCGCAGGTAAAATTCTCTTGAACGATCATGAGGGTGAAAATCTTAAGATTGCTCATGTGGATGAAAAGATGGGTGCTCTTTCTATGAATGCCGGCGTCTTCCGCTTCGATGAAACAAGTGCTGATAATACCATTGCCCTCAACATCCGCTATCCAAAAGGAACAAGTCCAGAACAAATCAAGTCAATCCTTGAAAACTTGCCAGTTGTTTCTGTTAGCCTGTCTGAACACGGTCACACGCCTCACTATGTGCCAATGGAAGATCCACTTGTGCAAACCTTGTTGAATATCTATGAAAAACAAACTGGCCTTAAAGGTCATGAACAAGTCATCGGTGGTGGAACCTTTGGTCGCTTGCTAGAACGCGGAGTTGCCTACGGTGCTATGTTCCCAGACTCGATTGATACCATGCACCAAGCCAATGAATTTATCGCCTTGGATGATCTTTTCCGAGCAGCAGCAATTTATGCCGAAGCTATTTACGAATTGATCAAATAA
- a CDS encoding amino acid ABC transporter substrate-binding protein — translation MKKLSLLLAILPFLVACGNQATPKETSAQKTIVLATAGDVPPFDYEDKGNLTGFDIEVLKAVDEKLSDYEIQFQRTAWESIFPGLDSGHYQAAANNLSYTKERAEKYLYSLPISNNPLVLVSNKKNPLTSLDQIAGKTTQEDTGTSNAQFINNWNQKHTDNPATINFSGEDIGKRILDLANGEFDFLVFDKVSVQKIIKDRGLDLSVVDLPSADSPSNYIIFSSDQKEFKEQFDKALKELYQDGTLEKLSNTYLGGSYLPDQSQLQ, via the coding sequence ATGAAAAAACTTAGCCTATTACTAGCTATCCTACCATTTTTGGTTGCCTGTGGGAATCAAGCTACACCCAAAGAGACTAGCGCTCAAAAGACAATCGTCCTTGCTACAGCTGGCGACGTGCCACCATTTGACTACGAAGACAAGGGCAATCTGACAGGCTTCGATATCGAAGTTTTAAAGGCAGTAGATGAAAAACTCAGCGACTACGAGATTCAATTCCAAAGAACCGCCTGGGAGAGCATCTTCCCAGGACTTGATTCTGGTCACTATCAGGCTGCGGCCAATAACTTGAGTTACACAAAAGAGCGTGCTGAAAAATACCTTTACTCGCTTCCAATTTCCAACAATCCCCTCGTCCTTGTCAGCAACAAGAAAAATCCTTTGACTTCTCTTGACCAGATCGCTGGTAAAACAACACAAGAGGATACCGGAACTTCTAACGCTCAATTCATCAATAACTGGAATCAGAAACACACTGATAATCCCGCTACAATTAATTTTTCTGGTGAGGATATTGGTAAACGAATCCTAGACCTTGCTAACGGAGAGTTTGATTTCCTAGTTTTTGACAAGGTATCCGTTCAAAAGATTATCAAGGACCGTGGTTTAGACCTCTCAGTCGTTGATTTACCTTCTGCAGATAGCCCCAGCAATTATATCATTTTCTCAAGCGACCAAAAAGAGTTTAAAGAGCAATTTGATAAAGCGCTCAAAGAACTCTATCAAGACGGAACCCTTGAAAAACTCAGCAATACCTATCTAGGTGGTTCTTACCTCCCAGATCAATCTCAGTTACAATAA
- a CDS encoding alpha/beta hydrolase, producing the protein MAVMKIEYYSQVLDMEWGVNVLYPDANRVEEPECEDIPVLYLLHGMSGNHNSWLKRTNVERLLRGTNLIVVMPNTSNGWYTDTQYGFDYYTALAEELPQVLKRFFPNMTSKREKTFIAGLSMGGYGCFKLALATNRFSHAASFSGALSFQNFSPESQNLGSPAYWRGVFGEIKDWTTSPYSLESLAKKSDKKTKLWAWCGEQDFLYEANNLAVKNLKKLGFDVTYSHSAGTHEWYYWEKQLEVFLTTLPIDFKLEERLT; encoded by the coding sequence ATGGCAGTAATGAAAATCGAGTATTACTCACAAGTATTGGATATGGAGTGGGGGGTGAATGTCCTCTACCCTGATGCCAATCGAGTGGAAGAACCAGAGTGTGAAGATATTCCCGTCTTGTACCTTTTGCACGGGATGTCTGGAAATCATAATAGTTGGCTTAAGCGGACCAATGTAGAACGCTTGCTTCGAGGAACTAATCTCATCGTTGTTATGCCCAATACCAGCAATGGTTGGTACACCGATACCCAGTATGGTTTTGACTACTACACGGCTCTAGCAGAGGAATTGCCACAGGTTCTGAAACGCTTCTTCCCTAATATGACTAGCAAGCGTGAAAAGACCTTTATCGCTGGTCTTTCTATGGGAGGCTACGGCTGCTTCAAACTGGCTCTTGCGACAAATCGTTTTTCTCATGCAGCTAGCTTTTCAGGTGCCCTCAGTTTTCAAAACTTTTCTCCTGAAAGTCAAAATCTGGGAAGTCCAGCCTACTGGAGAGGTGTTTTTGGAGAGATTAAAGACTGGACAACTAGTCCCTATTCTCTTGAAAGTCTGGCTAAAAAATCGGATAAAAAGACCAAACTTTGGGCGTGGTGTGGCGAACAGGATTTCTTGTACGAAGCCAATAATCTCGCAGTGAAAAATCTCAAAAAACTAGGTTTTGATGTGACCTATAGCCATAGCGCTGGAACTCACGAGTGGTACTACTGGGAAAAACAATTGGAAGTTTTTTTAACAACCCTACCAATTGATTTCAAATTAGAAGAGAGACTGACTTAG
- a CDS encoding metallophosphoesterase family protein, with product MNHKIAILSDVHGNATALEAVIADAKNQGASEYWLLGDIFLPGPGANDLVALLKDLPITASVRGNWDDRVLEALDGQYGLEDPQEVQLLRMTQYLMERMDPATIVWLRSLPLLEKKEIDGLRFSISHNLPDKNYGGDLLDAETDVAVYGHVHKQLLRYGSQGQQIINPGSIGMPYFNWEALKNHRAQYAVIEVEDGELLNIQFRKVAYDYEAELELAKSKGLPFIEMYEELRRDDNYQGHNLELLASLIEKHGYVEDVKNFFDFL from the coding sequence ATGAACCATAAAATCGCAATTTTATCAGATGTTCATGGCAATGCGACGGCGCTAGAAGCAGTGATTGCAGATGCTAAAAATCAAGGGGCCAGTGAATATTGGCTTCTGGGAGATATTTTTCTTCCTGGTCCAGGCGCAAATGACTTAGTCGCCCTGCTAAAGGACCTTCCTATCACAGCAAGTGTTCGAGGCAATTGGGATGATCGTGTCCTTGAGGCTTTAGATGGGCAATATGGCTTAGAAGACCCACAGGAAGTTCAGCTCTTGCGTATGACACAGTATTTGATGGAGCGAATGGATCCTGCAACGATTGTCTGGCTACGAAGCTTGCCTTTGCTGGAAAAGAAAGAAATTGACGGATTGCGCTTTTCTATCTCTCATAATTTACCTGACAAAAACTATGGTGGTGACTTGCTAGATGCGGAAACGGACGTGGCAGTTTATGGTCATGTTCACAAGCAGTTGCTTCGTTATGGAAGTCAAGGGCAACAAATCATCAATCCAGGGTCGATTGGCATGCCCTATTTTAATTGGGAGGCGTTAAAAAATCACCGTGCCCAGTATGCCGTGATAGAAGTTGAAGATGGGGAATTACTCAATATCCAATTTCGTAAAGTTGCTTATGATTACGAAGCTGAGTTAGAATTGGCCAAGTCCAAGGGGCTTCCCTTTATCGAAATGTATGAAGAACTGCGTCGTGACGATAACTATCAGGGGCACAATCTGGAATTATTAGCCAGCTTAATAGAAAAGCATGGGTATGTAGAGGATGTGAAGAATTTTTTTGATTTTTTGTAA